The following coding sequences are from one Prochlorococcus marinus XMU1412 window:
- a CDS encoding glycosyl transferase — translation MDFQQGLITTIHEYGVTRNLLKELNKRLKKRSTSILIPCLYEEFERPALKDIREVLKDLTGLNELVIALSAKTVEQVKSAKSFFDSMPFPVHVQWTNSPSVIELLKSQEKNGLELLGTPGKGWAVWQGIGVATRKSEVVALFDADIRTFSPLYPSRMILPLLDESYGISYVKAFYSRLSLETNQLQGRATRLFVGPLLASLEQLVGKGPFLQYLQSFRYPLAGEFAFTKDLAMNLRIPCDWGLEIGLLSEVYRNVRTSKIAQVDLGLFDHKHKNIGDSSKEGLQKMCTEILSSVLRGLMEHQAETLTSTQLATLEVLYKRVGEDRVKQFGLDSAVNQLPYDRHEEELSVQKFAKLLRPATEDYLACPTTQQLPSWSRVLSCENKLQEDLAIAGSQDIKTTEKELIKNF, via the coding sequence ATGGACTTTCAACAGGGTTTAATCACAACAATACATGAATATGGAGTTACAAGAAATTTACTTAAAGAATTAAACAAAAGACTTAAAAAAAGATCAACTAGTATTCTAATACCCTGCTTATATGAAGAATTTGAGCGTCCTGCATTAAAAGACATAAGAGAAGTTTTAAAAGACCTTACAGGCTTAAATGAATTAGTTATTGCTCTTTCTGCAAAAACTGTTGAACAAGTTAAATCAGCAAAATCATTTTTTGACTCAATGCCATTTCCAGTTCATGTTCAATGGACTAATTCTCCCTCTGTAATAGAACTATTAAAAAGTCAAGAAAAAAATGGGTTAGAACTTTTAGGAACTCCAGGTAAAGGATGGGCTGTATGGCAAGGCATAGGAGTTGCGACGAGAAAATCAGAAGTTGTGGCTCTTTTTGATGCTGATATAAGAACTTTTAGTCCTTTATACCCTTCAAGAATGATACTTCCACTTCTGGATGAATCATATGGAATATCATATGTTAAGGCCTTTTACAGCAGATTATCCTTAGAGACCAATCAATTGCAAGGTAGAGCCACAAGATTATTTGTGGGTCCCTTATTGGCAAGTCTTGAGCAGTTAGTAGGGAAGGGTCCCTTTTTACAATATCTTCAATCATTTAGATATCCATTAGCAGGTGAGTTTGCTTTCACTAAAGACCTTGCTATGAATTTACGAATTCCTTGTGACTGGGGATTAGAGATAGGTTTATTATCAGAGGTTTATAGAAACGTAAGAACCTCCAAAATAGCCCAAGTTGACCTAGGATTGTTTGATCATAAACATAAGAATATTGGTGATTCTTCTAAAGAAGGATTGCAAAAAATGTGTACAGAAATACTTTCTAGTGTTTTAAGAGGTCTCATGGAGCATCAAGCAGAGACTTTAACAAGTACTCAACTAGCAACCTTAGAAGTTCTCTACAAAAGAGTTGGGGAAGATAGGGTAAAACAATTTGGATTAGATTCAGCAGTTAATCAACTTCCATACGATAGGCATGAAGAAGAGCTGTCAGTGCAAAAATTTGCGAAACTATTGAGACCTGCTACAGAAGATTACTTAGCTTGCCCTACGACACAGCAGTTACCAAGTTGGTCAAGGGTTCTATCATGTGAGAACAAACTTCAAGAAGATTTGGCAATTGCTGGGTCACAAGATATAAAGACAACTGAAAAAGAATTAATTAAAAACTTCTAA
- a CDS encoding sugar phosphorylase: protein MKQIDSEKKLDRLKIDKLLKTIYSNNTTEEINFISNQLLQILDDFSEKSAYEEIRDNERWNESHSVLITYADSIYKNGEATLITLNELLSKHFGSLSKVVHILPFLKSTSDGGFAVSSYDSLEEKFGAWDDLKSISKNHDLMADLVLNHVSSSHPWVQQFIKSQEPGISNVFSPKQNLDWSNVVRPRSSSLFSQINTEDGPKQVWTTFGPDQIDLNWHNPKMTLEFLNLIITYLSNGIKWFRLDAVGFIWKESGTTCLHLPKAHSIVKLLRVLLNNLLNDGVLITETNVPQKENLSYLIPDDEAHMAYNFPLPPLLLEAIITSRADILNSWIFDWPILPDDTTLFNFTASHDGVGLRALEGLMNEQRIKDLLINCEKRGGLVSHRRLSNGDDKPYELNISWWSAMEDSSRDAKRFQYERFILSQLLVMALKGVPAFYLPALLASENDIKSFSMTGQRRDLNREKFKSENLLAVLNNPESNANKNLKYLCNAMDVRSNLKQFHPCSQMKCLSKGRSDIVVIKRGKGPESVFAIHNMTENKINYQLNDNDLPKIIDNDFNTHDFLTSTKYNCKNISLDPFQVIWLSAL from the coding sequence GTGAAGCAAATTGATTCAGAGAAAAAATTAGATAGATTAAAGATTGATAAATTGTTAAAAACAATTTATTCAAATAATACTACAGAAGAAATTAATTTTATTTCAAACCAATTATTACAGATTTTAGATGATTTCTCAGAGAAATCTGCTTATGAAGAAATAAGAGATAATGAAAGGTGGAATGAATCTCATTCGGTTTTGATAACTTATGCAGATAGTATTTATAAAAATGGTGAAGCAACATTAATAACTCTTAATGAGTTGTTAAGTAAACATTTTGGCAGTCTTTCTAAAGTTGTACATATTCTTCCTTTTTTAAAATCTACAAGTGATGGAGGTTTTGCAGTCTCAAGTTATGATTCTTTAGAAGAAAAATTTGGTGCTTGGGATGATCTCAAAAGTATTTCTAAAAATCATGATTTGATGGCTGATTTAGTACTAAACCATGTCTCATCATCTCACCCATGGGTTCAACAATTTATTAAATCGCAAGAACCGGGAATATCAAATGTTTTTTCACCGAAACAAAATCTTGACTGGTCAAATGTAGTTAGGCCTAGAAGTTCCTCTTTGTTTTCTCAAATAAATACTGAAGATGGTCCTAAACAAGTTTGGACAACTTTTGGTCCAGATCAAATTGATTTAAATTGGCATAATCCAAAAATGACTCTTGAGTTCTTAAATTTGATTATTACTTATTTATCTAATGGAATTAAATGGTTTAGGCTTGATGCTGTAGGTTTTATTTGGAAGGAATCAGGAACAACTTGCTTGCATTTACCTAAAGCACATTCAATTGTGAAACTCTTAAGAGTTCTTTTAAATAATCTTCTTAATGATGGAGTTTTAATAACAGAAACTAATGTTCCTCAGAAGGAAAATCTATCTTATCTGATTCCTGATGATGAAGCTCATATGGCATATAATTTCCCATTGCCCCCTCTTCTCCTAGAGGCAATTATTACTTCAAGAGCTGATATCTTAAACTCATGGATATTTGATTGGCCAATATTACCTGACGATACTACATTATTTAATTTCACTGCATCACATGATGGAGTTGGTTTAAGAGCTCTTGAGGGTTTAATGAATGAGCAGAGAATTAAAGATTTATTAATTAATTGTGAAAAAAGGGGAGGTTTAGTAAGTCATAGACGCTTATCAAATGGTGATGATAAACCCTATGAATTGAATATTAGTTGGTGGAGCGCAATGGAAGACTCCAGTAGAGATGCTAAAAGATTTCAATATGAGAGATTTATTTTGAGTCAATTATTAGTAATGGCTCTGAAAGGGGTCCCTGCATTTTATTTGCCAGCATTACTAGCTTCAGAAAATGATATCAAAAGTTTTTCTATGACAGGTCAAAGGAGAGACCTTAATAGAGAAAAGTTTAAATCAGAAAATCTTTTAGCTGTTTTAAATAATCCTGAATCAAATGCTAATAAAAACTTAAAATATCTTTGCAATGCTATGGATGTCAGATCAAATTTAAAGCAATTTCACCCTTGTTCACAAATGAAATGTTTGTCTAAAGGTAGGAGTGATATTGTTGTAATTAAAAGAGGTAAAGGTCCTGAGTCTGTTTTTGCAATCCATAATATGACTGAAAATAAAATTAATTATCAATTGAATGATAATGATCTACCAAAAATAATTGATAATGATTTCAATACCCATGATTTTTTAACATCCACTAAATACAATTGCAAAAATATTAGTCTTGATCCTTTTCAAGTAATTTGGCTTAGTGCTTTATAA
- the yedP gene encoding mannosyl-3-phosphoglycerate phosphatase-related protein YedP, with the protein MIENSSIWVVSDVDGTLMDHSYDLSPAKETIKKLQRLSIPVILCTSKTASEVKVIRKELNLTDPYIVENGAAIYGESLQRVNGEIILGIKYETLEEILNFISNEIDYKLTPLNSLTDQEATQLTGLEGNSLNLMRDRHWSMPFLNPPSYLEEKINICCKKLNVDIFKGNRMSHLLSTKSNKGKAINALKSYSNVQNIEIIGLGDSPNDLPLLLNSDIKIVIPGIDGPNLNLLDQLKDLEFILASEPNGYGWKNEINKLINKRELS; encoded by the coding sequence ATGATAGAAAATTCTTCTATTTGGGTAGTAAGTGATGTAGATGGTACTTTAATGGATCACTCATATGATTTATCACCTGCTAAAGAAACTATAAAAAAATTACAAAGATTATCTATACCCGTAATTCTTTGTACAAGCAAAACCGCATCTGAAGTAAAAGTTATTAGAAAGGAACTGAACTTAACTGATCCTTATATTGTTGAGAATGGTGCGGCAATATATGGTGAATCTCTTCAAAGAGTAAATGGAGAAATTATTCTTGGGATAAAATACGAAACTCTTGAAGAAATCTTAAATTTTATTTCTAATGAAATTGATTACAAACTTACTCCTCTTAATAGTCTCACTGATCAAGAAGCCACTCAGCTTACAGGTTTAGAAGGTAACTCATTGAATTTAATGCGTGATAGACACTGGAGCATGCCTTTCTTAAATCCGCCAAGTTATTTAGAAGAGAAAATTAATATCTGTTGTAAAAAATTAAATGTTGATATTTTTAAGGGCAATAGAATGAGTCACTTATTATCTACTAAATCGAATAAAGGTAAAGCAATAAATGCTCTTAAATCATATTCTAACGTTCAAAATATTGAAATTATAGGCTTAGGCGATTCTCCAAATGATTTGCCACTACTTTTAAACTCAGATATTAAAATCGTTATTCCTGGAATAGATGGACCTAACTTAAATTTACTTGATCAATTAAAAGATTTGGAATTTATTTTAGCTTCTGAACCAAATGGATATGGTTGGAAAAATGAAATAAATAAATTGATAAATAAGCGAGAACTAAGTTAG
- a CDS encoding kinase translates to MKDLDINFPLDKFEKLIIDIGWQSLDDWFNFWESKRNILSIDQYWINKVNDDWIWGLALPLLSQAYKFQNNFSDRKIIGISALPGTGKTTLGKWLEAISLKLNFKIAVISIDDFYLPSNEMKLAIKNNPWNVSRGFPGSHSVKLMHEKLLNWKINGELNVPVFDKSLRNGLGDRSHWRLDNPDLLILEGWFLGIKPYPIDTSDRLINTANLSLHESSYVLKIQNNLKEYLDIWNLIDNIWHLKPLKIEYMNKWKTNQEKEMFLQKGNALKDEKLSNFLRMLNVSIPHKSFDVIKSYALLLIDQERNLVEAGLNL, encoded by the coding sequence ATGAAAGATTTAGATATTAATTTTCCTCTTGATAAATTTGAAAAATTAATTATTGATATTGGTTGGCAATCCTTGGATGATTGGTTCAATTTTTGGGAAAGTAAAAGAAACATTCTTTCAATTGATCAATATTGGATTAATAAAGTAAATGATGATTGGATTTGGGGTTTGGCTTTACCTCTTTTATCTCAGGCTTATAAATTTCAAAATAATTTTTCTGACAGAAAAATTATTGGAATCTCAGCTTTACCAGGTACAGGTAAAACAACACTAGGTAAATGGCTCGAAGCTATATCTTTAAAATTAAACTTCAAAATTGCGGTTATTTCAATTGATGACTTTTATCTCCCTTCAAATGAAATGAAATTAGCAATTAAGAATAACCCTTGGAATGTTTCAAGAGGGTTTCCTGGAAGTCACTCAGTAAAATTAATGCATGAAAAATTATTAAATTGGAAGATAAATGGAGAATTAAATGTACCAGTTTTCGATAAATCTTTAAGAAATGGTTTAGGAGATAGATCTCATTGGAGATTAGATAATCCTGATTTATTAATTCTTGAGGGATGGTTTTTGGGAATAAAACCTTATCCTATTGACACAAGTGATCGACTCATAAATACAGCAAATTTGAGTCTTCATGAATCCTCTTACGTATTAAAAATTCAAAATAACCTAAAGGAATATTTAGATATTTGGAATTTGATAGATAATATTTGGCACTTAAAGCCTTTGAAGATTGAATATATGAATAAATGGAAAACAAATCAGGAAAAAGAAATGTTTTTACAGAAAGGTAACGCCCTTAAAGATGAAAAATTATCTAATTTTTTGAGAATGCTTAATGTCTCAATTCCTCATAAAAGTTTTGATGTTATAAAATCCTACGCGCTTTTATTAATTGATCAAGAAAGAAATTTAGTTGAGGCTGGATTGAATTTGTAG
- a CDS encoding DUF1830 domain-containing protein gives MVEFSYKNEGCRMVVLRCIGPSNFFLERVLFPTDILTFMAPNDSRVEIWGNELYGPKLEERIRISADSEDSPLVA, from the coding sequence ATGGTTGAGTTTTCTTACAAAAATGAAGGCTGTAGAATGGTTGTCTTGAGATGTATTGGTCCATCGAATTTTTTCTTAGAGAGAGTTTTATTCCCAACTGACATTCTTACTTTTATGGCCCCAAACGATTCAAGAGTTGAAATTTGGGGAAATGAATTATATGGCCCTAAGTTGGAAGAGAGAATAAGAATTTCTGCTGATAGCGAAGATTCGCCTTTAGTGGCATAG
- a CDS encoding undecaprenyl-diphosphate phosphatase, with protein MEYLKFVLYGLIQGLTEFIPVSSTAHLKVISLFLGIDDPGASLSATIQLGSVLAIAWYFRNDIFNFRSQSSKKFLEYLLHERLLRSILIGTIPIVLLGGSVKIFIPSFFENVLRSNLSIALVSFLMAFFMYLADSSKRGSINIRNHNYSNSFLIGFFQAFAIFPGVSRSGVTISSALISGWERSDAAKFSFLLGMPAISLAAIVEFVSSFNDFFSLGFFPLFVGLVTTFFSSLLAIDFLLKYFSSNGLKIFIIYRVIFGVVILLNL; from the coding sequence TTGGAATATTTAAAATTTGTTTTATATGGATTAATTCAAGGATTGACAGAATTTATCCCTGTAAGTAGTACAGCTCATTTAAAAGTTATATCCCTTTTTTTAGGTATTGATGATCCTGGAGCATCTTTGTCCGCTACTATTCAACTTGGAAGTGTTCTAGCGATAGCTTGGTATTTTAGGAATGATATTTTTAATTTTAGAAGTCAATCTTCCAAAAAATTTCTTGAATATCTGTTACATGAAAGATTATTAAGGTCTATTTTGATTGGTACTATACCAATTGTTTTGCTTGGTGGGAGTGTAAAAATATTTATCCCTTCTTTTTTTGAAAACGTTCTTCGTTCAAATTTATCAATAGCATTGGTCTCATTTCTAATGGCTTTTTTTATGTACTTGGCAGACAGTTCGAAAAGAGGTTCTATTAATATTAGAAACCATAATTATTCAAATAGTTTTTTGATAGGTTTCTTTCAAGCATTTGCAATTTTTCCTGGTGTTTCAAGATCTGGGGTCACTATTTCTAGCGCTTTAATATCAGGATGGGAAAGAAGCGATGCTGCGAAATTTTCTTTTCTTTTAGGGATGCCAGCTATTTCTCTTGCTGCGATTGTTGAGTTTGTTTCTTCTTTTAATGATTTTTTTTCATTAGGGTTTTTCCCTCTTTTTGTTGGACTTGTTACGACATTTTTCTCTTCTTTATTAGCAATAGATTTCTTATTAAAGTATTTTTCTTCAAATGGGTTGAAAATATTTATCATCTATCGAGTAATTTTTGGTGTTGTAATTCTTTTGAATTTATAA
- the msrA gene encoding peptide-methionine (S)-S-oxide reductase MsrA produces the protein MFKFLKKIMNNKEVNLTDDAYSLHRILKTDIQKDPNLEEDEIIFGCGCFWGSEKCFWKLPGVVTTSVGYAGGEKNYPTYYEVCSGLTGHSEVVRVIWDKREIDISDLLKMFWECHDPTQKNRQGNDMGTQYRSAIYYKNENNIKIILASKEQYQMELSKKNLGLIETEIKMIDSYYYAEQYHQQYLASAGSRQYCSASPTKVKLGVFTGSNYKLEDHVWENFNWEVDKCVLRSDNNPIKNNI, from the coding sequence ATGTTTAAATTTCTAAAAAAAATTATGAATAATAAGGAAGTAAATTTAACTGATGATGCTTATTCATTACATAGAATATTAAAAACAGATATCCAAAAAGATCCTAATTTAGAAGAAGATGAAATAATTTTTGGATGTGGTTGTTTCTGGGGATCTGAAAAATGTTTTTGGAAACTTCCTGGAGTTGTCACAACTTCTGTAGGTTATGCAGGAGGTGAAAAAAATTATCCAACTTATTATGAAGTATGTTCCGGCTTAACTGGTCATTCAGAAGTTGTAAGAGTTATATGGGATAAAAGGGAAATTGATATAAGTGATTTATTAAAAATGTTTTGGGAATGTCATGACCCTACTCAAAAAAACAGGCAAGGTAACGATATGGGAACACAATATAGATCTGCAATATATTACAAAAATGAAAATAATATAAAAATTATATTAGCCAGTAAGGAACAATATCAAATGGAACTTAGCAAAAAAAATCTTGGTTTAATTGAAACGGAAATAAAAATGATTGATTCATATTATTATGCAGAACAATACCATCAACAATATCTAGCATCAGCTGGAAGCAGGCAGTATTGCTCCGCTTCACCTACAAAAGTTAAGTTAGGAGTTTTCACTGGAAGCAACTATAAATTAGAAGACCATGTATGGGAAAACTTTAATTGGGAAGTTGACAAATGTGTATTGAGATCTGATAACAATCCTATAAAGAATAACATTTAA
- a CDS encoding ABC transporter ATP-binding protein yields the protein MKNFKIKVISKYLRPYKKEFLYGALALLLVNILSVVIPLEVKNIIDQLQNGFSSDFVISKSLWLIFLATCMGLIRLFSRQIVFGIGRKVEVNLRQKLFDHLLIQDPEWIQKKGSGDIISRATSDVENIRRLLGFTVLSLCNIVLAYSFTIPSMFSINKTLTISALMIFPLILGIVSLFGGRMVKQRKAQQESLSKLSDLIQEDLSGISAIKIYAQENAEKKEFNIHNNDYRNSAIKLARTASTLFPLLQGISSISLLILLSLGTFQLESGFISIGGLVALILYVERLVFPTALLGFTLNTFQLGQVSLDRVEEIFQNNPNIVDRVETKFLKRKVKGFLEAKNLTIKYPGSKFNSLNRLNFKIYPGELIAIVGPVGCGKTTLAKSLGRTIEIPDNQLFLDEIDVKTLKLSDLRKNISIVPQEAFLFTSTISENLSFGEPKASKYLVKESATKAGLIDDINSFPQRFKTIVGERGITLSGGQRQRTALGRALLVNSPIVVLDDALASVDNKTAAKIIDEMSARSNKTIIMISHQLSVAATCDRVLVMDKGEIVQEGAHKELVKVNGLYKQLWERELATRIVKS from the coding sequence AAGTTATATCAAAATACCTAAGACCTTACAAAAAAGAATTCTTATATGGAGCTTTAGCTCTCTTATTAGTAAATATACTAAGTGTTGTAATACCCTTAGAAGTAAAAAATATAATTGACCAATTACAAAATGGGTTTTCTTCTGATTTTGTTATTTCTAAATCTTTATGGTTAATATTTTTAGCAACTTGTATGGGTTTAATAAGATTATTTTCAAGACAGATTGTCTTCGGCATAGGTAGAAAAGTAGAGGTAAATCTTCGACAAAAACTTTTTGACCATTTACTTATTCAAGATCCAGAATGGATTCAAAAAAAAGGTAGCGGAGACATTATTAGTAGAGCTACAAGCGATGTTGAAAACATAAGAAGACTTTTAGGTTTTACAGTTTTAAGCTTGTGCAACATTGTCTTAGCTTATTCATTCACTATTCCTTCAATGTTTTCGATTAATAAAACATTAACAATATCAGCGTTAATGATATTTCCCTTAATCCTTGGAATTGTAAGTCTATTTGGCGGCAGAATGGTTAAACAAAGAAAAGCTCAACAAGAATCATTATCAAAACTTAGTGATCTAATACAAGAAGATCTATCAGGTATAAGCGCAATTAAAATTTATGCCCAAGAGAATGCTGAGAAAAAAGAATTTAACATACATAATAATGACTATCGAAATTCAGCGATAAAACTTGCAAGAACAGCAAGTACCCTATTCCCTTTGTTACAAGGAATTTCCTCAATTTCATTATTAATTTTATTATCATTAGGAACTTTTCAATTAGAGAGTGGATTTATTTCGATAGGGGGTTTAGTAGCTTTAATTCTTTACGTAGAAAGACTTGTCTTCCCAACGGCTTTACTAGGTTTTACCTTAAATACTTTTCAACTTGGTCAAGTAAGTTTAGATCGTGTGGAAGAAATCTTTCAGAACAATCCGAATATTGTAGATAGAGTAGAAACTAAATTTTTAAAAAGAAAGGTTAAAGGTTTTTTAGAAGCAAAAAATTTAACAATCAAGTATCCAGGGTCAAAATTTAATTCATTAAATAGACTCAATTTTAAAATTTATCCTGGAGAACTTATTGCAATAGTTGGCCCAGTAGGTTGTGGGAAGACTACACTAGCAAAGTCACTAGGACGGACTATTGAAATTCCAGATAATCAATTATTTTTAGATGAAATTGATGTAAAAACATTAAAATTAAGCGATCTTAGAAAAAATATTTCAATCGTTCCTCAAGAGGCATTCTTATTTACTTCTACAATCTCAGAAAACCTAAGTTTTGGAGAACCCAAAGCTTCTAAATATTTAGTTAAAGAAAGTGCTACAAAAGCTGGATTAATTGATGATATCAATAGTTTTCCGCAAAGGTTTAAAACTATTGTTGGTGAAAGAGGTATTACATTAAGTGGTGGCCAAAGGCAAAGAACAGCACTAGGAAGAGCACTACTTGTTAATTCTCCTATTGTTGTTCTTGATGATGCTTTAGCAAGCGTAGATAATAAAACAGCAGCAAAAATAATAGATGAAATGAGTGCAAGAAGTAATAAAACAATCATAATGATTAGTCACCAACTATCTGTTGCCGCAACCTGCGATAGGGTTTTAGTAATGGATAAAGGAGAAATAGTACAAGAAGGAGCTCATAAAGAATTAGTAAAAGTGAATGGGCTCTATAAACAACTTTGGGAAAGAGAACTAGCTACCAGAATTGTTAAGAGCTAA